Proteins from one Gossypium raimondii isolate GPD5lz chromosome 8, ASM2569854v1, whole genome shotgun sequence genomic window:
- the LOC105793728 gene encoding GDSL esterase/lipase At5g22810 has product MKFLAPFIFLTFLLFEAKGQIVPALFIFGDSIVDVGNNNDLVTLIKANFPPYGRDFVDHEPTGRFSNGKLALDIIAEKVGFTNHQPAYMSDKANGEMLLIGANFASAASGYYNATAILYNTISLSQQLENYREYKNKLVDITGKSNASSRISRGIHLISAGSSDFLQNYYINPLLFATNTPDTFSDILLNSYDHFIQNLYELGARRIGVATLPPLGCLPAAITAFGHGNNHCVARLNNNAISFNNKLRHRSQRLTRRLSKLKLVVLDIYNPLYTLITEPAENGFAEVRRACCGTGLLETSILCNQHSIGTCSNASQYVFWDGFHPTEAANQILADKLFKSGSSLIQP; this is encoded by the exons ATGAAGTTTCTGGCTCCGTTTATTTTTCTTACCTTTCTGCTATTTGAGGCTAAGGGTCAAATTGTTCCTGCTTTATTCATATTTGGAGACTCCATTGTTGACGTAGGAAACAACAATGATCTTGTCACCCTAATAAAAGCTAACTTCCCTCCCTATGGGAGGGATTTTGTTGACCATGAACCAACAGGGCGATTTAGCAACGGGAAATTAGCTTTAGATATCATTG CTGAGAAAGTTGGCTTCACTAACCATCAGCCCGCTTACATGAGTGACAAGGCTAACGGGGAAATGCTGTTGATTGGAGCCAATTTTGCATCAGCTGCTTCCGGTTATTATAATGCTACAGCAATTTTATAT AATACCATCTCTCTGAGTCAACAGTTGGAGAACTACAGAGAGTACAAAAATAAGTTGGTGGATATTACGGGAAAATCCAATGCTTCTTCCAGAATATCTCGTGGAATCCATCTTATTAGTGCTGGGAGCAGTGACTTTCTCCAAAACTATTACATTAATCCTTTATTATTTGCCACCAATACTCCAGACACATTCTCAGATATTCTCCTTAACTCATATGATCATTTCATTCAG AATCTGTACGAGCTTGGAGCAAGGAGAATTGGAGTCGCGACTTTGCCACCTCTTGGGTGCTTACCAGCAGCAATCACAGCTTTTGGACATGGCAACAATCATTGTGTGGCTAGGTTAAATAACAATGCGATTTCATTTAACAACAAGCTCAGGCACAGGTCTCAAAGGTTAACAAGAAGGCTTTCTAAGCTTAAGTTGGTTGTCTTAGACATCTACAATCCTCTTTACACCCTTATCACAGAGCCTGCCGAGAATG GTTTTGCAGAGGTAAGAAGAGCTTGTTGTGGGACTGGATTGCTTGAAACGTCAATACTATGTAACCAACACTCCATTGGAACATGCTCCAATGCATCTCAATATGTTTTCTGGGATGGCTTTCATCCGACAGAGGCGGCAAACCAGATTTTAGCCgataaactatttaaaagtggAAGCTCTCTTATTCAACCCTag
- the LOC105792657 gene encoding LOW QUALITY PROTEIN: dual specificity protein kinase YAK1 homolog (The sequence of the model RefSeq protein was modified relative to this genomic sequence to represent the inferred CDS: deleted 2 bases in 1 codon; substituted 1 base at 1 genomic stop codon), translating to MDEVGPSNQEEFKGYSGLGTEKESTLQWRPRQLVFRPYSSINGADRKLRVVVRKPLVARLTKDVIETYQICNPEFKYSEELNPKWFLTSPSVGVLNDGHDNVNSDLILTVNFVLINLETRRRYIVKNVLGHGTFGQVAKCWVPETSSFVAVKIIKNQPAYYQQALVEVSVLTTLKKKYDPEDEHHIVRIYDYFVYQHHLCICFELLDTNLYELIKINHFRGLSLSIIQLFSKQILRGLTLLKDAGIIHCDLKPENILLCTSVKPAEIKIIDFGSACMEDWTVYSYIQSRYYRSPEVLLGYQYTTAIDMWSFGCIVAELFLGLPLFPGASEFDLLRRMVEILGGQPPDYVLKEAKNTSKFFKCVGRIHNIGNSEVCGRSAYQVLTEEEYEARELKKPLIGKEYFNHKNLEAIVTCYPYRKNLPKEDIIKESQIRLALIDFLRGLVEFDPAKRWSPFQASKHPFVTGEPFTRPYRPPPETPHLLVALNIKVDHHPGGGHWFAAGFSPNVSKRNRVTFHNSPQFPMVPYGHANCYSSMGSLSSYNDNSGLGSSYGSYGDSSSIFACYSPVGPSVMTLHMQSGASMLGGSPNARWRIMQYSHGNGVGMSPSAKNFALLHLGTSPSQFTPPSSYGQGSVGFPGHYGGPTSAARNSCQGSPLSKMAVVNQFNXRKVGDIGNSQSQESLSSSNRPGQVTDGNISNQAERNSQVVDGLPSRIQSNSSSANWKQQQGGIGMATSYSIVQNIPKSIGLGSSVQLQYITGATQDKSEASMPLPGPGYWDPNYSDELLLQEDGSDESHVSAEFDRGMQIGSADSSVRIGRFNHASSTASSNLSTQRYGYALHNGQNFSNIQDLSFCHFVEVFLQDSRLLFCLCSPHSANASYAGFPRFVFTNSHFMLHNTKFSEPI from the exons ATGGATGAAGTTGGCCCTAGTAATCAAGAAGAGTTTAAGGGGTACTCAGGATTGGGCACAGAGAAAGAATCTACGTTGCAATGGCGACCGAGGCAACTGGTTTTTCGGCCTTATTCATCTATAAATGGTGCTGATAGAAAGCTGCGTGTTGTTGTTAGGAAGCCT TTGGTGGCACGACTGACGAAGGACGTAATAGAAACTTACCAAATATGCAATCCagaatttaaatattcagaAGAATTGAACCCAAAGTGGTTTTTGACTAGCCCATCTGTTGGTGTCCTCAATGATGGCCACGACAATGTGAACTCAGATCTGATTCTAACTGTGAACTTTGTCTTGATAAATTTAGAAACACGGCGAAG ATATATCGTCAAAAATGTTCTTGGTCATGGGACTTTCGGGCAGGTTGCTAAGTGCTGGGTTCCAGAAACAAGCAGTTTTGTTGCTGTGAAGATAATTAAAAACCAACCTGCTTACTATCAGCAGGCACTGGTTGAAGTTTCTGTTTTGACAACG TTGAAAAAAAAGTACGATCCGGAAGACGAGCATCACATTGTCCGTATTTATGATTACTTTGTATATCAACACCATTTATGCATTTGTTTTGAACTTCTTGACACAAATCT GTATGAGCTTATCAAGATAAATCATTTTAGGGGTCTGTCATTGAGCATTATTCAGCTGTTTTCAAAACAG ATTTTACGTGGACTGACTTTGTTAAAAGATGCTGGAATAATTCATTGTGATCTTAAGCCAGAAAATATTCTTCTCTGTACAAG TGTCAAGCCagcagaaattaaaataattgactTTGGATCAGCTTGCATGGAAGATTGGACTGTTTATTCCTACATTCAG AGCCGGTATTATAGGTCTCCTGAAGTTCTTCTTGGATATCA ATATACAACAGCTATTGACATGTGGTCCTTTGGCTGCATAGTTGCTGAACTCTTTCTTGGGCTGCCATTATTCCCAGGTGCTTCAGAATTTGATCTTCTAAGGCGAATGGTTGAAATTCTTGG AGGGCAGCCCCCTGATTATGTTCTAAAGGAGGCAAAAAACACAAGTAAGTTTTTCAAGTGCGTCGGGAGAATCCACAATATAGGGAATAGTGAAGTTTGTGGCAGAAGTGCTTACCAAGTATTAACAGAAGAAGAATATGAAGCT AGGGAGTTAAAAAAACCGTTGATTGGAAAAGAGTATTTCAATCATAAGAATCTTGAAGCAATAGTTACATGCTATCCTTACCGGAAAAACTTGCCTAAAGAAGATATCATTAAAG AGAGTCAGATACGATTAGCTTTGATTGATTTCTTGAGGGGACTAGTTGAGTTTGATCCGGCAAAACGGTGGTCACCTTTCCAG GCTTCCAAACACCCTTTTGTTACTGGGGAACCTTTCACACGCCCATATAGGCCTCCCCCTGAGACCCCTCACTTG CTGGTTGCTTTAAACATTAAGGTGGACCATCACCCTGGTGGAGGGCATTGGTTTGCAGCTGGTTTTTCCCCTAAT GTTTCAAAGAGGAACAGAGTTACTTTTCATAACAGCCCACAGTTCCCAATGGTACCGTATGGTCATGCCAATTGCTATAGCAGTATGGGAAGTCTTAGTAGCTATAATGATAATAGTGGGCTCGGAAGCAGCTATGGGAGTTATGGAGATAGCAGTAGCATATTTGCATGTTATTCACCTGTTGGTCCGTCTGTGATGACTCTGCATATGCAGAGTGGTGCATCAATGCTTGGAGGTAGTCCCAATGCTAGATGGAGAATCATGCAGTACTCTCATGGGAATGGAGTTGGTATGAGTCCATCGGCCAAAAACTTTGCCCTGCTTCACCTTGGCACTAGTCCCTCACAGTTTACTCCTCCAAGCTCCTATGGTCAAGGTTCAGTAGGCTTTCCTGGACATTATGGTGGTCCTACTTCTGCGGCTAGAAACAGTTGTCAAGGATCACCATTAAGTAAGATGGCTGTGGTCAACCAGTTCAATTGAAGAAAAGTCGGGGACATT GGAAATTCACAATCTCAAGAAAGTTTGTCATCTTCAAACAGACCAGGACAAGTTACTGATGGAAACATTTCTAACCAAGCTGAGAGAAACTCTCAGGTTGTTGATGGTCTGCCGTCTCGtatacagtcaaattccagCTCAGCCAATTGGAAGCAACAGCAAGGTGGCATTGGAATGGCTACAAGTTATTCAATCGTTCAGAACATACCGAAGTCCATAGGACTTGGTTCTAGTGTGCAACTGCAGTATATCACAGGAGCAACTCAAGACAAGTCGGAGGCCAGCATGCCATTGCCAGGTCCTGGATATTGGGATCCAAATTATAG TGATGAACTTCTTCTGCAAGAGGATGGATCAGATGAGAGCCACGTATCTGCTGAGTTTGACAGAGGAATGCAGATTGGTTCGGCTGATTCATCTGTCAGAATTGGAAGGTTCAACCATGCCTCCTCGACTGCAAGCTCAAATTTGTCAACTCAAAG ATATGGATACGCACTCCATAATGGTCAAAATTTCTCAAACATACAAGACCTGAGCTTTTGTCATTTTGTTGAAGTTTTTCTTCAGGATTCTCGACTTCTATTTTGTTTGTGCAGTCCTCATTCCGCTAATGCTTCGTACGCTGGATTTCCTCGTTTTGTATTCACAAATTCTCACTTCATGCTGCACAACACAAAATTCTCCGAGCCTATCTAG
- the LOC105792656 gene encoding RNA polymerase sigma factor sigA translates to MMATAAIIGLTVGKRFLSSSFSYSDIIEKHSYAGDYGGAPHYQTAPTKSLIVAKKSSNCSQSVPSYDRRSRSIKALKEHVDAASLVSTAEPWFQGSNDFEEESYELDYSVEALFLFQKSMLEQQWTLSFERTVFTESPSRKTKKKVPVTCSGVSARQRRFNTRMQPNAKQLRSLISPELLRSRLKGYVRGVVSEELLSHAEVVRLSKKIKAGLSLEDQRLRLKERLGCDPSDEQLATSLKISRAELRSMLIECSLARDKLAMSNVRLVMSIAQRYDNMGAEMPDLIQGGLIGLLRGIEKFDSSKGYKISTYVYWWIRQGVSRALVDNSRTLRLPTHMHERLGLIRNAKYRLEEKGITPTIDRIAESLNMSQKKVRNATKADSKVFSLDRVAFPSLNGLPGETHHSYIADNHEENNPWHGVDEGALKDEVNRLIGITLGEREREIIKLYHGLGKESLTWEDISKRIGLSRERVRQIGLVALEKLKNAARKNGMEAMLLKQ, encoded by the exons ATGATGGCAACAGCTGCTATTATCGGACTTACTGTTGGAAAGCGATTCTTGAGTTCTTCGTTTTCGTATTCCGATATCATTGAGAAGCACTCGTATGCCGGTGATTATGGCGGAGCTCCACATTATCAAACTGCTCCCACTAAAAGTTTAATAGTTGCAAAGAAATCATCTAATTGTAGCCAAAGTGTTCCTTCATATGATCGGCGTAGTCGGTCGATCAAAGCTCTTAAGGAGCATGTGGATGCTGCTTCCCTTGTTTCAACTGCCGAACCTTGGTTTCAGGGATCcaatgattttgaagaagaaagcTATGAACTTGACTACTCTGTGGAGGCTCTTTTTTTGTTTCAGAAGTCTATGCTCGAACAGCAATGGACTCTTTCATTCGAAAGGACAGTGTTCACTGAATCACCAAgtagaaaaactaaaaagaagGTACCTGTTACTTGTTCTGGGGTGTCAGCTCGGCAACGGAGATTCAATACTAGGATGCAACCTAATGCTAAGCAGCTAAGATCATTGATCAGTCCGGAGCTGCTTCGAAGTCGTTTGAAGGGTTATGTGCGAGGTGTTGTAAGTGAAGAGTTGCTCAGCCATGCGGAAGTTGTTCGATTGTCGAAGAAAATCAAAGCCGGACTTTCCTTGGAGGATCAGAGATTGAG ACTGAAGGAGAGGCTCGGGTGTGACCCGTCCGATGAACAGCTTGCAACTTCCCTGAAGATTTCTCGTGCCGAGTTGCGTTCAATGTTAATTGAATGTTCATTGGCAAGAGACAAATTGGCAATGAGCAATGTTCGTTTGGTTATGTCCATAGCTCAAAGATACGATAACATGGGTGCTGAAATGCCTGATCTTATTCAG GGTGGTTTGATCGGACTATTGCGCGGCATCGAAAAATTCGATTCTTCAAAGGGatataaaatttcaacttaCGTTTACTGGTGGATACGTCAG GGTGTATCGAGAGCATTAGTTGATAACTCGAGAACTTTAAGGTTGCCTACTCATATGCATGAACGACTGGGATTAATCCGAAATGCAAAATATAGACTCGAAGAGAAAGGAATAACGCCAACTATTGAT AGGATTGCCGAGAGTCTGAACATGTCTCAGAAGAAAGTCCGGAATGCAACGAAG GCAGACAGTAAGGTCTTCTCACTCGACCGCGTTGCGTTCCCCTCATTGAACGGTCTTCCCGGAGAGACTCATCATAGT TACATTGCAGATAACCATGAAGAAAACAATCCTTGGCATGGAGTAGATGAAGGGGCACTCAAG GATGAAGTGAACAGACTCATCGGTATAACACTGGGAGAACGAGAAAGGGAGATCATAAAACTTTATCATGGTCTCGGTAAAGAAAGTCTTACATGGGAGGACATCAGTAAACG GATCGGTTTGTCGAGAGAGAGAGTCAGGCAAATCGGGCTTGTCGCGCTGGAGAAACTAAAAAACGCGGCGAGGAAGAATGGAATGGAAGCTATGCTATTGAAACAGTGA
- the LOC105792658 gene encoding maltose excess protein 1, chloroplastic isoform X1 gives MADSLSLPIAPIAANYDHSSLLSRNSAFSSRLLPFKCFSSGKNKLNLSSLGQYSFHSLHHRVAPIRALDSDVPHPLHKGSVDFKSKKSYEQWDSLTSTFSGAANIPFLLLQLPQIILNARNLLAGNKTALLAVPWLGMLTGLLGNLSLLSYFAKKKEKEAAVVQTLGVLSTYVVISQLAMAEAMPLPHFMATSVVVGSGLILNLLNYYNILNRRIWQIWEDFITVGGLSVLPQIMWSTFVPYIPNSILPGAIAFILAVAAVTMAHTGKLSEKGVKFVGAISGWTATLLFMWMPVSQMWTNFLNPDNIKGLSAISMLLAMTGNGLMIPRALFIRDFMWFTGSTWGTVSYGYANIVCLYIFNSIGREFFIAATVGLISWLGITLWRDTVVHEYESPIRTLKELVFGS, from the exons ATGGCTGATTCATTGAGTTTGCCTATAGCCCCCATTGCTGCCAATTATGATCACTCTTCCTTGCTTTCTCGAAACTCCGCTTTCTCTTCACGTTTACTGCCTTTTAAGTGCTTCTCTTCCGGTAAGAACAAGTTGAATTTGTCGTCTCTGGGTCAATACTCCTTCCACTCGCTCCACCACCGAGTCGCCCCGATTCGTGCTCTCGATTCAGACGTTCCTCACCCGCTTCACAAG GGATCGGTAGATTTTAAGAGTAAAAAGAGCTATGAGCAATGGGATTCATTGACATCAACGTTTTCAGGAGCTgcaaatataccatttttattGCTTCAATTGCCTCAGATCATCCTCAACGCACGCAATCTTCTGGCAGGAAATAAGACTGCCCTTTTGGCAGTACCATGGCTG GGAATGTTGACTGGTTTACTTGGAAACCTTTCATTGCTTTCTTACTTTgccaagaaaaaggaaaaggaggCTGCTGTGGTGCAAACACTAGGAGTGCTATCAACATATGTGGTGATTAGTCAGCTTGCGATGGCAGAAGCTATGCCTCTCCCTCACTTTATGGCCACTTCGGTTGTTGTGGGTTCTGGActcattttaaatttgttgaattactACAATATACTCAACAGAAGAATCTGGCAAATTTGGGAAGATTTTATTACTGTTGGTGGACTTTCTGTGCTTCCCCAG ATAATGTGGTCCACATTTGTCCCATACATACCCAATAGCATCTTGCCGGGGGCAATAGCATTTATTCTAGCTGTAGCAGCTGTAACTATG GCACATACGGGCAAACTTTCAGAGAAAGGTGTGAAATTCGTGGGAGCTATCTCTGGATGGACAGCAACTCTTCTTTTCATGTGGATGCCGGTTTCACAAATG TGGACAAATTTTCTGAATCCTGATAATATTAAAGGCCTATCAGCGATTTCAATGTTGCTTGCTATGACTGGAAATGGACTTATGATCCCCCGTGCACTATTCATTCGTGATTTTATGTG GTTCACTGGTTCTACTTGGGGGACAGTCTCTTATGGTTACGCGAATATTGTATGCTTATACAT CTTCAACTCTATCGGCCGGGAATTCTTCATTGCAGCAACAGTCGGTTTAATTTCATGGCTAG GAATAACACTCTGGAGAGACACCGTTGTGCATGAATACGAATCGCCAATACGAACTTTGAAAGAGTTGGTTTTTGGATCATAA
- the LOC105792658 gene encoding maltose excess protein 1, chloroplastic isoform X2 encodes MADSLSLPIAPIAANYDHSSLLSRNSAFSSRLLPFKCFSSGKNKLNLSSLGQYSFHSLHHRVAPIRALDSDVPHPLHKGMLTGLLGNLSLLSYFAKKKEKEAAVVQTLGVLSTYVVISQLAMAEAMPLPHFMATSVVVGSGLILNLLNYYNILNRRIWQIWEDFITVGGLSVLPQIMWSTFVPYIPNSILPGAIAFILAVAAVTMAHTGKLSEKGVKFVGAISGWTATLLFMWMPVSQMWTNFLNPDNIKGLSAISMLLAMTGNGLMIPRALFIRDFMWFTGSTWGTVSYGYANIVCLYIFNSIGREFFIAATVGLISWLGITLWRDTVVHEYESPIRTLKELVFGS; translated from the exons ATGGCTGATTCATTGAGTTTGCCTATAGCCCCCATTGCTGCCAATTATGATCACTCTTCCTTGCTTTCTCGAAACTCCGCTTTCTCTTCACGTTTACTGCCTTTTAAGTGCTTCTCTTCCGGTAAGAACAAGTTGAATTTGTCGTCTCTGGGTCAATACTCCTTCCACTCGCTCCACCACCGAGTCGCCCCGATTCGTGCTCTCGATTCAGACGTTCCTCACCCGCTTCACAAG GGAATGTTGACTGGTTTACTTGGAAACCTTTCATTGCTTTCTTACTTTgccaagaaaaaggaaaaggaggCTGCTGTGGTGCAAACACTAGGAGTGCTATCAACATATGTGGTGATTAGTCAGCTTGCGATGGCAGAAGCTATGCCTCTCCCTCACTTTATGGCCACTTCGGTTGTTGTGGGTTCTGGActcattttaaatttgttgaattactACAATATACTCAACAGAAGAATCTGGCAAATTTGGGAAGATTTTATTACTGTTGGTGGACTTTCTGTGCTTCCCCAG ATAATGTGGTCCACATTTGTCCCATACATACCCAATAGCATCTTGCCGGGGGCAATAGCATTTATTCTAGCTGTAGCAGCTGTAACTATG GCACATACGGGCAAACTTTCAGAGAAAGGTGTGAAATTCGTGGGAGCTATCTCTGGATGGACAGCAACTCTTCTTTTCATGTGGATGCCGGTTTCACAAATG TGGACAAATTTTCTGAATCCTGATAATATTAAAGGCCTATCAGCGATTTCAATGTTGCTTGCTATGACTGGAAATGGACTTATGATCCCCCGTGCACTATTCATTCGTGATTTTATGTG GTTCACTGGTTCTACTTGGGGGACAGTCTCTTATGGTTACGCGAATATTGTATGCTTATACAT CTTCAACTCTATCGGCCGGGAATTCTTCATTGCAGCAACAGTCGGTTTAATTTCATGGCTAG GAATAACACTCTGGAGAGACACCGTTGTGCATGAATACGAATCGCCAATACGAACTTTGAAAGAGTTGGTTTTTGGATCATAA
- the LOC105792659 gene encoding cytochrome P450 89A2 → MGTWFLILLAAAIVALLKPFINLNSPSKKPPKTLPPGPSTFPIIGNLIWLTKSFFEIEPILRTLSSKLGPMVTLHIGPHPSIFVFDRTLAHQALVQNGSIFSDRPKALPTNEFMTCHQRNISSGTYGPTWRLLRRNLMSEILHPSRIKSYSHARKWVLDILLNNLMKKSKTGEPVEVLSHFRHAMFCLLVLMCFGDKLSQQQIEEIEVVTRKILLSSDQFNILNVCPSVTKVLFRHQWRKLFQLRKDRENVLLPLIRARRKAKDESKNKETDDYVLAYVDTLLDLELPLEKRKFDEEEIVTLTSEFLNAGTDTTTTALQWIMANLVKYPKIQNKLWLEIKSVMGDNDDEEIKEDDLQKIPYLKAVILEGLRRHPPGHFVLPHRTTEDTVLGGFWVPKNGTINFMVADMGWDPKVWEDPMAFNPERFLKTDDFNGEVFDLTGSREIKMMPFGVGRRICPALGLALLHLEYFVGNMIWKYEWKAMDGDSISLEEKQEFTVVMKTPLKAQISARKKI, encoded by the coding sequence ATGGGAACCTGGTTCCTTATCCTCCTCGCAGCCGCCATTGTTGCTCTGCTCAAACCTTTCATCAACCTCAATTCCCCTTCTAAAAAGCCTCCCAAAACTCTTCCTCCAGGCCCTTCCACTTTCCCCATCATCGGCAACCTCATATGGCTCACCAAATCCTTCTTCGAAATCGAACCCATCCTCCGTACCCTCAGCTCTAAACTCGGTCCAATGGTCACTCTCCACATCGGTCCTCATCCCTCCATTTTTGTCTTCGACCGTACCCTTGCTCACCAAGCTCTTGTTCAAAACGGTTCCATCTTTTCAGACCGCCCCAAAGCCCTTCCCACCAACGAGTTCATGACTTGCCACCAACGTAACATCAGTTCCGGCACTTACGGCCCCACATGGCGGCTTTTGCGCCGGAACCTCATGTCGGAAATCCTCCATCCTTCGCGTATAAAATCCTATTCCCATGCACGTAAATGGGTTTTGGACattcttttgaataatttaatgaaaaagtCAAAAACCGGAGAACCAGTTGAGGTTTTGTCTCATTTCCGACATGCCATGTTTTGTTTACTGGTTTTGATGTGTTTCGGTGACAAGCTTAGCCAACAACAAATCGAAGAGATCGAAGTTGTCACTCGAAAGATTCTTTTGAGTTCTGATCAGTTCAATATACTTAATGTTTGTCCAAGTGTTACCAAGGTTTTGTTTCGACATCAATGGCGGAAGCTCTTCCAGTTACGTAAAGATCGAGAAAATGTACTGCTTCCATTGATAAGAGCAAGAAGAAAAGCTAAAGATGAATCGAAAAACAAGGAAACTGATGATTATGTGTTGGCTTACGTCGATACTTTATTGGACTTAGAGCTGCCATTGGAGAAAAGGAAGTTCGATGAAGAAGAAATCGTGACATTAACCTCTGAGTTTCTTAACGCCGGCACCGATACAACCACTACAGCTCTACAATGGATAATGGCAAATTTGGTGAAATaccctaaaattcaaaacaaattatgGCTCGAAATCAAAAGTGTAATGGGagataatgatgatgaagaaATCAAAGAAGATGATTTGCAGAAGATACCGTATTTAAAAGCAGTGATATTGGAAGGGCTGAGACGTCACCCGCCAGGCCACTTCGTGTTACCTCATCGTACGACGGAAGACACCGTGTTGGGTGGTTTTTGGGTGCCGAAAAACGGAACGATCAATTTCATGGTGGCGGATATGGGGTGGGATCCGAAAGTTTGGGAAGATCCGATGGCCTTTAATCCCGAAAGGTTCTTGAAAACCGATGATTTTAATGGCGAAGTGTTTGATTTAACAGGGAGTAGAGAGATTAAAATGATGCCGTTTGGTGTGGGAAGAAGGATTTGTCCTGCACTTGGGTTAGCTCTTCTTCATTTGGAGTATTTTGTGGGGAACATGATATGGAAATATGAATGGAAAGCCATGGATGGAGATTCCATTAGCTTGGAAGAGAAGCAAGAGTTCACTGTTGTGATGAAAACGCCATTAAAGGCCCAGATTTCAGCTAGGAAGAAGATATAA
- the LOC105792660 gene encoding 50S ribosomal protein L17, chloroplastic, translated as MAMSMAIATDCGSSRWSMASLKSALPRLTSTASSIKLPCRRRAPPPVKSPQLVRSFTALSPVNPLHSLGFSGLTSFEQNFTIIDNGGRFYAMRHGRRVPKLNRPPDQRRALLRGLTTQLLKYGRIKTTRARASAVRKYVDKMITLAKDGSLHKRRQALGFIYEKQIVHALFAEVPERYGERNGGYTRIIRTLPRRGDNAPMAYIELV; from the exons ATGGCAATGTCGATGGCAATTGCCACCGATTGTGGAAGTAGTAGGTGGAGTATGGCGTCTTTGAAATCTGCTCTGCCGCGGCTAACTTCCACAGCTTCTTCCATTAAGTTACCATGTCGCCGCCGTGCTCCTCCGCCTGTCAAATCGCCTCAGCTTGTTCGCTCTTTCACTGCTCTCTCCCCCGTTAACCCTCTCCATTCCCTCGGTTTCTCTG GCCTCACCAGCTTTGAGCAAAATTTCACCATAATTGATAACGGTGGCCGATTCTACGCAATGCGGCATGGCAGACGAGTGCCTAAGCTCAACAGGCCACCTGACCAGCGGCGTGCACTCCTGCGAGGCCTCACGACTCAGCTCCTTAAGTACGGTCGGATCAAAACCACTCGGGCTAGGGCAAGCGCTGTGAGGAAGTATGTAGACAAAATGATCACGTTGGCGAAAGATGGTTCGCTTCACAAACGAAGGCAAGCTCTTGGCTTCATTTATGAGAAACAGATCGTGCACGCGCTCTTTGCTGAGGTACCGGAGAGGTACGGTGAGAGAAATGGTGGATATACAAGAATTATTCGAACCTTGCCTAGGCGAGGAGACAATGCACCAATGGCTTACATTGAACTTGTATAG